The Armatimonadia bacterium DNA segment GCCGCTCATGCTGACCCCGCCAATGCCGGCGAAGAACACGTGTTGGTTTTTGTCCAGTTCCATAGCAGTAACGGCGGAGACCAGGCTTCCGCCAGGGCCACGGCAGCATAGGTGTATCACACAAGAGGGCACGTCGCCGCACACGGCAGACGGCTGCCCGGAGATCCATTGTAGACCAGCCCTCCGGGAGTGGCAAGCGGCATTGCGGTCCGGCGGCAGGGCCGTTAGGTCTCGGCCCTGGCTTTGGCCACTTCCTCGAGGATCGCAGCGATTCGCTCGGCAGCATCAGGCTGCGAAGCCAGTCTAGCTGCTTCCCGCATCGCCAGCAGCTTCACCCGGTCCGCCTGGAGTTCACTGACCCGATCCAGCAGCCACTGCGCGGTGAGGTCGGCATTGTCCACCACAAGGGCCGCTCCTCTGTCGACCAGAGGGGCCGCATTGAGCTTCTGATGCGCCGCCGCGTAAGGATACGGCACGATCAGCATCGGCAGGCCCAGGACGCTCATCTCGGCCAGACTGCTGGCGCCGCCGCGAGTGAGGGCAAGATCGGCGGCGGCGATCGGCACCCAGGGCTCCTCATGGAAGGCGAGACACTGGTAGCGAGGGGTGTCGCCCACGGCCTCTGAGGCCTTGCGAGCGATGTCCTCGTAGTCCAGCGAGCCGGTCAAGTGCAGCACATGTACGTCCGGCAGCTCCAGAAGGCGCGGCAAGGCCTCGACCGTGGCGTAGTTCAGTGTACGAGCGCCCTGGCTGCCGCCGGAGACAAGCAAGACGAAGGCCTCCGGGGCGATCCCGAGCTGTGCCCGGGACGCCTCCGTGGTGGTCTGGAGGAACTCGCGACGCACCGGCTGCCCGGTGACCGTGGTCTTCTCGGGTGGGAACTGTGCCGCCGCTACCTCGTAGTGCGTGGTGATCCGCGTAGCCCAGCGAGCAAGAAGCCTGTTCGCACGGTCGGGATGGGCGTCGGAGGCGTGGCAGACCGTCGGGATGTGAAGTTGCGAGGCCGCCAGAATCCCGGCTACGCTCACATAGCCTCCGGCACCAAACACCACATCCGGCTTGAACTCGCGCAGGATCGGGAGACACCGCCGAGCGCTCTGCCACAGAGCCCAGAGCGCGGCCAGCGACTTCAGCGACAGACCGTAGGGGAAGGGCCGGGCAGGGATCAGCCGGTGCGGCAGATGGTGCTCGGTGAGGATCTTGCTGTCCAGGCGGCCTTCAGCGCCGATGAAGAGCACCTCAGCGCCCGTATCGGCCACCAGTCTCTGGGCAACAGCAACGGAGGGGAACAGATGCCCGGCTGTACCCCCTCCCATCAGAATCGCACGCACGCGTTACTCTTCCCTTTCGAGGGGCTTGTATCGGGAGATTGACAGGACGATCCCCGCCGCCATCATCGAGGAGAGCAGGCTACTGCCGCCATAGCTGATGAAGGGCAGCGTCAGCCCGGTGCAGGGGACGGAGACGGTGGCGACGGCGATGTTGATCAGCGCCTGCAAGCCGAGCATGACCCCGATTCCGCAACCCATGTACCACGCCGTGGGTACCGCAGCCCGCTCAGCGATCTTGAAGGTCCGCCCGGCCAGCCACAAGAACATCAGCAGCAACCCGACCCCGCCGGCAAGGCCCAATTCGCCACCGATCACGCAGAAGATGCTATCCGTGTGCGGAGCGGGCAGTGGCCCCCACTTGTCAGGGCTCATCCCCAGTCCGAGACCGCAGATGCCGCCCCGAGCCAGGGTCGCCAGCATCTGGCATAGCTGGTAGCCGCCATCAAGCCGATTGCTGTCACTGTTGAGGAAGGTCTCGATTCGCTGCCAGCGCGCCGGTGACGACATGGCATACACCACGCCCACGAGCCCGCCGCAGCCCGCGAGAGCCGACACCAGCAGCAGGCTGAAGCCACGGATGAACAGCATGCTCAGGGTCACGCCCACCACCAGCAGCGACATCCCGAGGTCTTTCTGCAGGAACAGCAGAGCGATCAGGAACACGCCCAGGGCACCCGAGACACGGCCCAGCATGTGCAGCAGGGTGTAGCGCTTGTCGACAGGTCGGGCGAGGATCCGCGCCAACAGCAGGATGTAGACCAGTTTGACGAACTCACTCGGCTGGATGCGAACGCCCTCGCTGAGCCTCAGCCAGCAAGCCGAACCGGCTGTCTCGTCGGCGAAGGGTCCGAACCGACACAGGATCATCGCCAGGAGCCCCAGCGCGGACGCAACGCCAAGGACACCGTCTGACACCAGGCATCGCGGGCCGACGTAGGCCAGCGCGATCATTGCGACGAGGCCAAGACCCGCGAAGGCTAGCTGCCGGTACAGGAAATACAGGGGATGCGTACCGTACAGCAGGGTCTGCGCGGTCGGGAAGCTCGCCGAGAACACAAAGACGATGCCGATGACTACCAGGCACATCACGATCCGCGCATAGACGGGGTCGACGGAGTTCCGAGTCACCGGAACACCGTCCAGCAGTGTCGCACTCGGGCTCGCAAGTTGTACGGCCACGATCGCTCACTCCTGGGTGCGAGGCCTGGAGGCCAGACGCTGTGCTGCCTCCGCGAACAGGTCACCACGCCGGGCGTAGCTCTCGAACATGTCCAGCGACGAACATCCAGGGCAGAGCGCCACGGTGTCTCCGGGTACGGCCAGGGAGGCTGCCAGGCTAACCGCTTCCTCCATCGAGGACACCCGATGACACAGCTCGGGACGCCCCACGGCCTCTGCGATTCGGGGCGCACACTCCCCCATTAGGATAACCGCTTTCGCACGCTCGGCCAAGCACCGGCCGAAGTCCGCGAAATCGGTGTCCTTCTCCTTGCCGCCGCCGACCACGATCACCGGTCCCCGAATCCCCGCGAGGTCCGCGATGGCTGATGCCGGATTGGTGGCCTTCGAGTCGTCGATGTAGGTCACGCCGCCGAAGTCGCCCACGGGGGTCATCAGGTGGTCGGCGGGTCGGTAGGCACGCAAAGCTCCCGGCATCGTCTCGGCGGGCACCCCACAGATCCTGGCCGCCAGAGCCGCCGTAAGCGCATTGATCACATGATGGTCGGCCTGCAGAACAAGGTCGCTGCGTGAGGCTACCTTGCAGCTCTCCTCGCCGGGAAGCTGAAGGACCAGATCCTCGTCTTCGAGGCGAGCGTTCGCCTTCGGGTCGATCAGGGATACCGTCAGCTTCTGGGCCTCGATCTCCACTTCGGACCTTCGCCGCGCCTGCGGGTCGTCGATGCAGAAGATCGCCCAGTCTTCCGGCGTCTGATTGCGGAACAGGAGCTGCTTGGCAGCCACGTAGGCTTCGAAGTCCGGGTACCGCTCGAGGTGGTCCTCAGTGATGTTAAGCAGGGCCGCGATGTGCGGATGGAAGTGAACGGTCGTTTCGAGCTGGAAGCTGCTGATCTCGACCACAACGACCTCGAGCTCCGCCGATCGCTCCATCTGTCCGATGAGAGGCACGCCGATGTTGCCGGCGACTACGTGGCCCTTGCCGGCGCCCTGAAGCAGTGCCCCCAGCGAGGTGACCGTCGTGCCTTTCCCGCAGGTGCCGGTTACAGCAACCATCGGTGCGTCGCAGAACCGGTAGGCCAGCTCCACCTCACCAAGGATCTCAGCTCCCGCATCGCGAGCAGCCGTCACCAGGGGCGAGGCAACCGGCACGCCAGGGCTGAGGACCAGCATGTCCAAAGAGCCAGGGATCGTCTCGGCGGTGTACGGCGCCTCAACCCGTGCGGCGAGCTGCAGCGTCTGCCGAGTCTCGACCGGCAGGCTGTCCAGGGCGCGGGTATCAAAGGCCGTCACCTGCGCCCCATGCTCGGCCAGGAAGCGGACACAGGCAGCGCCCGTGCGCGCTAGACCGACCACACCCACGCGCTTGCCGGAGAGGTCCCGGTCACCAGTGTAGAGGCAGCTTCGGGCTGCGTCCGTCATGCTTGCCATCCCAGAAGGCCCCGGAGGGCCGCCAAAAGTAAGAGTGGGGTCAGAGGACCGCGGCGACCGCGAAGAGCGCGAGCCCTACAGCAGCGGCCACGATTCCGACGATCCAGAACATCCAGACGACGGCCGTCTCATTCATGCCGAGGAGCTCGAAATGGTGATGGATGGGTGCCATCCGGAAGATGCGCTTGCCGGTGGACTTGAAGCTGATCACCTGCAAGATGACGGACAGGGCCTCCATCACAAACACCACGCCGACGACAGCGAAGAGCAGCTCGACGCGGGCCATGACGGCCACCGTGGCCAGGGCCGCTCCGAGCCCCAGACTGCCGACATCACCCATCCAGACCTGCGCCGGCTTGTAGTTGAACACCAGGAACCCAAGGGTCACCCCTGCCAGAACGAGGCAGAGGGCCCCGAGGCCTGCATCACCCTCATGCGCGACCGGGAGCAGCAGCCCGAGCGCGGCCGTCGCGGTCAGACCCGCGGCGAGCCCGTCCAGCCCGTCGCTGAGGTTCACCGCATTGGCGCCGCCGACGATCACGAACACCCCAAGGGCGATCGCAGCCCACAGCGGCCACTGCCCGCTACCGATCCATGTAGCGGCTGCATGGGTCGAACTGTCCGTCAGAGCAGCGACGACTGTAACGAAGATCGCGACAGCAAACTCGGCACCCAGCCGGTAACGCGCCAGGATGCCCTTTGACTTCACATTGGTGAGCTTATGCAGGTCATCCAGCAGACCGACGAGAGCAAAGGCTGCGATGGAAAGCAGGCACAGCCACACCTTGAGGGTGAGTGCCTTGAAGAAAAGGGCGGCCAGAGGGGTTAGCACCAGCAGCGCCAACACCATGGGCAAGCCACCCATGGACGGCGTACCGGCCTTCTCCAGGTGGCTTTCCGGAACATCCTCGCGCACGTGCTGCTTGGCGGTCAGACGTCGAAGTCGCGGCAGGGCTAGCTGGATGGCAAACGTGCTTACTACACCCGCGCCGTACAGAAGGGCCACGGGAAGCAACTGCTCAGGCAACATCCACAAGCCCCCTGACGACAGCTTCCAGCTTCATCCCTCGCGAAGCTTTCACGAGAACGGTATCCCCCGGTTCCAGCACGGGCAGCAGCAGCGCCAGCGCTTCCTCCGTCCCTGACAGGGCATTGACCTGGATGCCCAGGGCTTCCGCCTCAAGGGCTGCGAAGGCTGCTTCACTGCCGATGGTGATCAGCCATTCAACACCGGCCTCCACTGCGAGTCGCCCCATCCTGCGATGGGCCTCCTCCGAGACCGGCCCCAGCTCCAACATGTCCCCGAAGACGAAGATATGCCGACCGGCGGACTGCGCCAGAACCTTGAGCGCCTCCGGCGTCGAGGTCGGGCTTGCATTGTAGGCGTCGTTGATGACAGTGAAGCCACCAGGCGACTGCAACACTTCAGACCGCATCCCGGCGCCTTCGTAGCTCTCAAGCCCCACTCGCACGGTCTCCAGCGACAACCCGGCACAGATCCCGGCGGCGGCAGCGGCCAGAGCATTCGCAATGTTGTGCCGTCCCGGTAGCTGCAGCGTGACCGGCACCCGCGCAGCCCCCAGACGAAGAGCGAAACGGGCCGGTTCGACCCCGGCGAGGTGAACATCCTCGGCCCACAGGTGGAACTCCACATCCTCCGGCGCGGGGCCAAATCCGAAGGAAGCCACGCGACAGGGCGCCATCTCACTCAGCAACCCGAAGAAGAAGTCGTCGGCGTTGAGCACCGCATGGCCCTCTGGTGGTAGCGCTGTTAGCAGTTCGGCCTTTGCCTTGGCGATGGCCTCGCGGCTTCCCAGGCGCCCAACGTGGGCCTCACCGATGTTCGTGATGACCCCAAGGTGTGGCCTGCATAGCTTGGCCAGGTACCCGATCTCGCCCGGCCCGCGCATGGCCAGCTCAAGCACGCAGTACCGGTGCTCGGGCTCAAGCTGAAGCAGCAGGCGCGGGATACCTACCTCGTTGTTCTCCGTGCCGCGAGTCACCAACGACGGAGCCTCAAGCTGCACAATGCTGCCCAGGAAGTCCTTTGTCGTCGTCTTGCCTGCGCTGCCGGTGACAGCAAGGAAGGTCGCCTTCGATTCGGAGCGACAGACCGCCCCGAGCTTCCCGTAGGCGATGAGAGTGTCGGGGACGATCAACTGCGGGCAGGCAACCTCAACCGGCCTCGACACCAGGACGGCAAGGGCACCCTTCGCGCATGCGTCGGCAACGAAGTTGTGCCCGTCATGGCTCTCACCCTTGAGGGCGACGAACAAAGAGCCGGGTGGGAGGTTACGCGTGTCGGTGGAGACGCTCTGAATCGGGGCCTCCAACTCGGGGCCACGGAGCTCAGCGTCACAGACCTGGACAAGCTGGGCGAGTGTTAGTGGTTTCATCGTGGGCTGCAGTCGCTTGCGTGATGGGTTGGGTTTGCGCCATGACGCCCGGCCGAACACCTTGCTGGGTCGTCAGTCGGTGTGCTATCCCGTGCACGTCGCCCTTTCAGCCGCGGGCTGCCATGGCCTCACGGGCCACCTCGCGGTCGTCGAAGTCGATGCGTCGATCGGCAAACTCCTGGTACGTCTCATGCCCCTTGCCCGCGATGACGACCATGTCACCGGGCTCACACATTCCGACTGCCTTGAGGATGGCCGCACGGCGGTCCACTTCCACCGTGTAGTTGTCCTTCTGGATGCCGCCCCGAATGTCCTCGATGATTGCCAGCGGATTCTCTGAGCGAGGGTTGTCGCTGGTGACCACGGTCAGGTCCGAGTTCTCGGAAGCGATCTTGCCCATGATCGGCCGCTTGCCCCGGTCGCGGTCTCCCCCACAGCCCATCACACAGATCAGACGCCGGGGTGATAGAGCCCGGGCTGCCGACAGTGTGTTCTCCAGGGCATCGGGAGTGTGTGCGTAGTCCACGATCACTGCGTAGGGCTGGCTTCCGGAGACGCGCTGGAACCGTCCCGGCACTGCCTCGAGGCTCTCCAGACCATGCACAAGGTCGTCGACCTCGACGCCGAGACCATAGCAGCAGGCCGCGGCAGCAAGGGCGTTGTGAACGTTGAAATGCCCGGTGAGGTGCAGCTTGATTGGTCGCACGACCGACCCGATGACCAACTCGAAGCTCACGCCCTGGGCCGTAGTGTTGATGCTTCGCGCCCGGACCTGGCTGCCACCGTTCGTCCCGTAACCAATCACCTTGCAGTGCGCTTCCTCAGCCACACGAACGCCCGACGGGTCATCCATGTTCACCGCGCCCACCATCGGGCGCGACGGGTCAGAGGTGTCGGCGTAGTTGGTGAAGAGCTGCAGCTTGGCCTGGAAGTACTCATCAAAGCCGGCGTGGTAATCCAGGTGGTCCTGTGTAAGGTTGGTGAACACCGACCCGGCGAAGCAGCAGCCGTAGACGCGGTCCAGATCCAGCGCGTGGCTGGACACTTCCATCGCGACGTGGGTGATGTCGGCGGCCCGCATGTCGGCCAGCAGAGCCTGCAACTCGATGGCATCCGGGGTGGTTCGCTCACCAGAGCGCCAGGCGCCAGCGATTTGGCGTCCCAACGTACCGATGACTCCGGTGCGATGCCCGGCGGCGCGGAGGATCGACTCCAGCATCAGCGACACGGTGGTCTTGCCGTTCGTACCGGTGACGCCAATCAGACTCAGCGCACGCGAGGGGTGGTCGTAGAATTCGTCGGCCAGGACGGCAGCGGCGCGACGCGAGTTCGGCACACGCAAGGACACCACACCGCAGGACGGGTCCGGCGCATAGGTCTCGTCCTCAAGGACGATCGCCCGGGCGCCGTTCTCGACGGCCTGCGGCACATAGCGATGGCCGTCCGTTGCGAAACCGCGGATCGCGACGAACAGGTCGCCCGGTCGGACGCGACGAGAGTCCGCGCAGATGCCGCTGATGGTCGGGTTATCGGCTGGTATCTGACTGAGGCCCAGAGGACGCAACAGCGACTGTAGTTCAGCAGATCGGGATTGGTTCGAGGTCATCGTGTAGACACTACGCCGTTTGGCACTCGAGTGCAAGAGAGCCCGGGAGAAGAGCCAGCCCGTTTGTGTCATGGCAGAGTACACTGTTTCCATGGCGTATCCCCCTGGTGTGTGCAGCCCTCTCTATGGCGGTTTTCAACCATTCCTGCGATGAAGTCAGGAGATACCGTACGAGCACGCCTGCGTTGCCGAAGGCTCTGTCCCGGTGCCCTGAGGCACCCTGAGTCGGCTCAGGCCGGTTGCCCCTTGTCGTCCGTTGTGTTCTTCGAAGGCGGAGCTGCATCCCACTTGGGAAATAGACCGGGCTGCGTCAGCAGGTACTCGGCGATGCGCCGCGCGATGGGTGCGGCGACATCAGAGCCATGGTCGCCCGTCTGCGGCCTCTCGACCGAGACGCTGATCACAAAGTCCGGCTGTCGGTCCACTGGCGCCGTCAGGACAAACCCCATCACATAGTCACGAGGCCCATCCATCCAGCGGTGGTTCTCATTGTCGAAGATCTGCGCGGTGGCGGTCTTCCCCCCAACGGCAAACCCGGGAATGGCGGCCGCCTTTCCGGTCCCGCCGTCGACGACGTAGCGCGCGAGGCGTCGCATGATCGCAGAGGTCTGTGGAGAGCAGACCCGCCGCAAGGCGCGAGGCTGCATGACGTAGGACTCGCCGGTCACCGGGTTCACGTAGCCGGCCGCGATGTGGGGCTGGTACATGATGCCCCCGTTCATGATGGCGCAGAGAGCCGCTGTGAGCTGCAGATCGGAGACCTGCACGCTCTGTCCGAAGCCGAGGCAAGCGAGGTCTCGCTCGCGCATCTTCGCAGGATCCCGAAGCACTCCGGCAACCTCGCCTGACAGCCCGGCCTCGGGAAGCTCACCGATACCACAACGCTTCAGGAAGGCGCAGAACCGCTCCGCTCCCAGACGCTTGGCGACCTGGGCGGCGCACAGGTTACAGGACTGGGCCAGGATGCCACCTGGTGTCAGGGCGCCGTGACCCCTGCCCGCCCACTGCCCCCAGCACTTGAGTGGACGCCCGCCAACCATCGCCGTGCCCGCACAGTAGAAGGTCGAGTTCTCGTCGATCACGCCGGCATCCAGAGCAGCAGCGATCGTGAGCAGCTTGAAGGAGCTGCCGGGGTCCATGGCACGAGCGACCGGTCGGTTCACCAGCGCAGCCTCGGAAATGGGAGCGCGGTGGCCACGGGCCTTGCTGATCTCATTGGGGTCGAAGTTCGGTCGGCACGACATGGCAAGAACCGACCCGTCGTGGGCAGACATGACCACGACGTTCGCGCCGACGGGATGCCGCAGAGCGACACACTCATCGAGCTCCTTCTCAACCAACTGCTGGACCCCGAGGTGAACCGTCAGGATCAGGTCGTTTCCCGGGGTCGGTGTCGGTCGTGTTCCCATACCCGGCCCGAGGATGCGACGTCCGGTCACGTCATAGCGATCCGCGGCCGTGACACACTTGCCGTCCATGATCTGCCGGTACCATCGCTCGACCCCGTCCGTCGGCTGCTGCTCAGCATTGCAGAAGCCCAGCACGCCCGAGGCAAGGGGACCAAAGGGGTACTCACGGCGTTCAGTGGTCTCGAAGAACACTCCCGGGATCTTGAGGTGCTTGAGGTCCTCAGCTCGCGTCGTATCGATTCGTGCGACGAGCGGCGCATACTTGCCGCCCTGACAGATCCGACCCATAACCTCATCGTAGGGGAGGCCGAGAGTCGCGGAGATCGCGGTGGCTGCACGCCTGATTGCGGGGTTCTGTGGCAGCTGCTCCGGGGGCAACTCGTCAACCCGGCACTTGCTGACCTTCGCAGCCCATTTGCGCAAGTCGTCGGGAGACAGGGACACGGTGCTGGCGGTAACGCTCTCCGCCAGAACCCGGTACATGCAGTCGAGGATGCGACCTCGTGGGCCGCGGATTTCCTTCGTGGACCCGGCCGGTGCTGCAGCTCTCGCCAGGTAGTGGTCCGGCCGGACTACCTGGATATACGACAAGCGCCCGACCAACAGCAAGCTGCACGCCGCTAGCGCGGCGACGAAGGCATTGGCTCGCTTCCTGGACAGGCGCAGGGACTCCATAGATTCACAACTCAGTAGCCGGCCCGCCCCAGCGAGGGTTGCCGGTGGACTGGGGGCTTTGCCGTTCACTGTTGCAGGTGCCAAGGGGCTGCAGGAACTGGCTGGAAGACAAAGACGGCGCGCTCGGTAGCGCGCCGGTCAGCGTTCACCTTTGCCGCCTGTGAGACGCAGGGCGGCCAGCTTCGTAGACCCCGGTTGCGGCCGTGGGCGTTGAGCGAGCGCAGGGGCGGAGGTTCCCGTCACCTCGGCCAGAACAGAACTCTCGACCGGCGGCAACTGGGGACACGGCACAACGTCCTGCTGGACTACGAGCGTTCTCTGGAGGGTGTCCGCAGTCTGGTAGGGAACGGCGCAAGGGTTCAGGACCAGAGAGAGCTCACGACGTGCCTGCATCTGCTCAAACTTGGCCTTTGCGAGCTTGTGGTCCATCACACCGACCTGCGCGTCCAGATCCGCAGCACGCCATGCCAGCACGAGGTACCCAAGCGCCATGACGCCCAGCACACCAATCGTCACGAAGCCCCTTGCATGGGTGCGGCTAACCATCCCAGTACCCCCTGTAGGTCTGGCGGTAGTTCGCCACGGGTCCCCCCATGCCCGGCCGGCTTTGGCCTGACATGGCACCGTGACCAGAACCACAGCATCTGCGTGTGGGAGGTCGCCGGTCCTTCAGCGTCAGGTACCTAGACACATACCCGGTCGGACCGGCGGCTGTCAAGACCCCCGTCGAAGCGCGCCCAGCGAATCGACGGAGGAAAGGCCTGCAGAGACGATGCACCGACTGCGACGAGGGCCATTGGGCATGGGTGAGCGCGCAGGACCCCGCACAGACTGTCGGTACGGCTGGGACGGGCAGGCATCAACTGGCGTGTGTAGAAAGCTTCAACCGTTGGGAACCTTGACCGTGACTGCGGTGTGTGCTACATTAGCTGCGAAGTGTGGTGTGACGCATGAGTGCGGTGGTCTGTTCTTGATCGTTGCTGCGGTGTAGGCTGCGAGGTTGCTGCGGTAACGGTTGACGCCCGCCTGTCCCTTCTCTCCGATGACGCGGCCTGGAGCGTCGTCGGAAAACTCGGTCTCAGCACCCGCGCGACGAGCACCGAGACGGGATTACGTTGGGCACCACTGGCCATTCTCCGTACAGGGGCTCCCTGCCTGAGCAGGGGGCCTTTCTTTTTGCCTGGCACCTTCCGGACTTGGCGACGCGACCCTCAGAGCTTCTCGGCGGCATGAAGCCTCACCGAGCGGGCCGCCGGATTGGCACTGACCTCCTCCGCCGTCGGATACAGAGGCTTGGGCGTCAGCACCTTGATCACGGGTTTCTTATCGCAGGTACAGGGGAGGGCAGGTGGACACTGGCAAGGGTTGGCAAGCCGGCGCAGAAGCTGTCGAGACACACGGTGTTCGGCGCCGTTCCAACTGAGGACTACCAGCCGGGAGCGAGAGGAGAGGAGACGAAAGGCAGCCTCAATTCCGGCCTCCAACTCTGGGAGTTCTTCATTTACTGCGGATCGAATCGCCATCAGATAGGGCGCCGCATCGATACGTCGTACGGGCCTAACTCCGGCGACCGCTGCTGCGATGATGTCTGCGAGTTGTGCTGTCGATTGGATCGCCGAGCGCTCACGCGCCCTTGCGATCCTGGCTGCGACCTTGTGGGCCTCCCGCCCTCTCCCAATACCTGCGAAGATTCGGGCCAAGTCCTTTTCAAGGTACTCGTTGACAACGCGTGACGCCGTCAAGCTCGTAGCGTCCGAGCGATCCATGCGCATGTCCAGGGACTGCTCGCTATCGACGGAAAAGCCCCGCACGGGATCTCGAAGGACGTCCATGGAGATGCCCGCGTCGATCAGGCACCCATCGACCGACCCTATCCCCCGCTCCTCCAGTAACTCCTCAGCCTGCGACATCCGCCCATGTATGAGAAGGACCCTCTGCTTCAAATCACCCAAGGCTGCGGCCGCTCGAGACAGGGACTCCGCATCACGATCCAGACCAACGACAAAGGCACCATGCTGAACCAGTTGGATCGTGTGCCCGGCCATCCCCAGCGTCATGTCAAGGAAGGTCATGCCCTCGGCAGGCCGGAGGTATTCGACAACCTCATTCACCATTGCCGGCAGGTGCACCGGCGACATTGGCGGTCCCCTCAGAGGCCTGCTTCCCGAACAGCTTTCGCGCCAGTTCCTTGAAGGTCACACTCTTGGCGCTCATGAACTGACGGAAGCTCTCGGCCTCCCAGAATTCGATGTAGTCCCCCGCGTCAAAGAACTGGACCTCGCGCTTCTCATCATCGAAGCCCGCCCACTTGAGCAAAGCATCCGGGAAACGCAACCGACCGTTGCCGTCGAGATCGACTTCACAGGTCATCGACGCAAAGAAGCGGACGAAGTCGGCAACGTCGGGGTCGTCCATATCTTGCTGTGCGAGACGGCGCATGAACCCGTCCCAGGTCTTGGGGGCGTAGGCGCGGATGCAGTTATCGAAGCCCGGGGCCAGGACAAGCTTGCGGGGATACACCTGCAGCAGGACGTCCGGGATTACCGTCCGCCCATTGCTGTCCAGTTTGCGGATGACGGCCCCTCCCAGTTGAAACACTGGGCACCCTCCCAAGGCGCTGACCGCGGACACATCTCGCAGTGCCTGCAAACCATAACAGAAAGCACCCCCCATGTCAAGTGAATCAGGGGGATATTGAGGTAGATACTGGCGAGCAGTGGTTGAGAGCGGGATGTGGTCCACCAGAACCGACCCTTCACCCGGCGCCGCTCTTTGCGCGGAATGTGAACAACCTCGGGGCTTTCTGACGTCCTACAGGAAGGTAGACACCCCCGGAAAGACGAATACGTCGACGTGCGGGGAAACGGAAAGAGACCGCAAGGGAGGACCTGAGATGTGCAGACTGCTCGGACGGGTTGCGGTGG contains these protein-coding regions:
- a CDS encoding penicillin-binding protein 2 is translated as MESLRLSRKRANAFVAALAACSLLLVGRLSYIQVVRPDHYLARAAAPAGSTKEIRGPRGRILDCMYRVLAESVTASTVSLSPDDLRKWAAKVSKCRVDELPPEQLPQNPAIRRAATAISATLGLPYDEVMGRICQGGKYAPLVARIDTTRAEDLKHLKIPGVFFETTERREYPFGPLASGVLGFCNAEQQPTDGVERWYRQIMDGKCVTAADRYDVTGRRILGPGMGTRPTPTPGNDLILTVHLGVQQLVEKELDECVALRHPVGANVVVMSAHDGSVLAMSCRPNFDPNEISKARGHRAPISEAALVNRPVARAMDPGSSFKLLTIAAALDAGVIDENSTFYCAGTAMVGGRPLKCWGQWAGRGHGALTPGGILAQSCNLCAAQVAKRLGAERFCAFLKRCGIGELPEAGLSGEVAGVLRDPAKMRERDLACLGFGQSVQVSDLQLTAALCAIMNGGIMYQPHIAAGYVNPVTGESYVMQPRALRRVCSPQTSAIMRRLARYVVDGGTGKAAAIPGFAVGGKTATAQIFDNENHRWMDGPRDYVMGFVLTAPVDRQPDFVISVSVERPQTGDHGSDVAAPIARRIAEYLLTQPGLFPKWDAAPPSKNTTDDKGQPA
- the rsmH gene encoding 16S rRNA (cytosine(1402)-N(4))-methyltransferase RsmH, producing the protein MSPVHLPAMVNEVVEYLRPAEGMTFLDMTLGMAGHTIQLVQHGAFVVGLDRDAESLSRAAAALGDLKQRVLLIHGRMSQAEELLEERGIGSVDGCLIDAGISMDVLRDPVRGFSVDSEQSLDMRMDRSDATSLTASRVVNEYLEKDLARIFAGIGRGREAHKVAARIARARERSAIQSTAQLADIIAAAVAGVRPVRRIDAAPYLMAIRSAVNEELPELEAGIEAAFRLLSSRSRLVVLSWNGAEHRVSRQLLRRLANPCQCPPALPCTCDKKPVIKVLTPKPLYPTAEEVSANPAARSVRLHAAEKL